The Pedobacter frigiditerrae genomic sequence GGCTGTAAATTGTATTTCAATTGATCAAAGTGGGAATAAACCAGTTCTAAAAGGGTATAATACCGATGCTTATGGTTTTGCAGAATCTTTAAAGCCATTGTTAGAAAAACACCATCAAAAAGCTTTGATATTTGGAGATGGTGGTGCTGCAAAAGCAGTAAAATATGTTTTAGAGCAATTACAAATTCCGTTTCTGGTTGTGGTTAGAAATCCAGTTGCAAATGCAATTTTATATTCGGCTGTTACCGCAGAAATATTAGACGAGTATAAAATTTTAGTCAACACCACGCCACTTGGAATGTTGCCAAACTTGGACTCTTTCCCCCCAATTCCTTATCAGTTTATTACTGACCAACATTTAGCTTACGATTTAGTTTATAATCCAGAAGAGCCAGCTTTTCTAATAAAGGCAAAAGCGCAAGGTGCAAAAATTAAAAACGGCTTGGAAATGTTATACCTACAAGCCGAACGTTCTTGGTATATTTGGAATACATAAAATGAAGAAAGCCATATTTATCCTGTTCGTTTTGGTATCAGCCATTGCTGCTTGTACAAGTGATAACACTTATACGCCTAAACCTAAAGGATATTTTCGCATTAAATTTCCAAAAAAAGAATATAAGGTTTATGATGCTGGCTGTCCGTTTACATTTGAATATCCAGTGTATGCAAATCTTGTAGTAGATAATGAGAAGAATGCTCAACCTTGTTGGTTAAATATGCAATTTACTCAATTCAACGGCAATTTACACTTAACCTATCATGGAGTTTTTTCTGAAAAGGATTATAATAATATGACCGAAGCCGCTAGAACTTTGGCAATGAAACATACCATTAGAGCAAATGCAATAGACCAAAAACTAATCAACTATCCTGATAAGAAGGTTTATGGTATTTATTATGCCATTGAAGGAAATACAGCCTCTTCAGTTCAGTTTTTCTTAACAGATAGTGTCAATCATTATTTTAGAGGTGCTTTATATTTTAATGAACGACCACAATATGATTCGATTCAGCCAGTGGTAAAGTTTATAAAAAAAGACATCGATAAGATGATTGAAACTTTTAAATGGAAGAACTAATGAATTGTTAAATTGCTTTATTGTTGAGACTATCTTAAACGCCCAAGCCATTACTATCTACTATAAACTATTGCTCTATTATGATTCAACTGAAAAAATTCACATTCAACCCATACCAAGAAAATACTTATGTTTTATATGATGAAACAAATAGTTGTGTAATTATAGACCCAGGAATGTATGATGGAGCTGAGCAAAATCAGTTGGTAAACTTCATTAAAGAAAATGGACTTAAGCCAGAACTTTTATTAAATACCCACTGCCATATAGACCACGTTTTAGGAAACAAGTTTGTGTTTGATAATTGGTCTTTGAAACCGCAATTCCATAAGGGCGAGCTATATATTTTACAAGCTGTTGCCGGTTATGCGCCACAAATGGGAATGCATTATGAACTATCGCCAGAACCTGAGGTTTTTTTAGAAGAGACTGGATTTATCACATTTGGTAACAGCAAGCTGGATTTAATTTTTGCGCCTGGGCATTCGCCAGCGCATTTGTGTTTTTATGCAAAAGAAGAAAACTTCTTGATTGGTGGTGATGTATTGTTCTATCGCAGCATTGGTAGAACAGATTTGCCAGGAGGAAACCATCAGCAACTCATAAAAAGTATTAAAGAAAACGTTTTCCAGTTGCCGGATGACTGCGAAGTATTTCCTGGTCATGGGCCATCTACAACCATTGGTTTTGAGAAAATGAATAACCCTTTTCTGGTGTAAGATGGAAAAGGTAAAATGGAAAATGTTTTAATTCCATCTGCCCTTTTACCTCTTACATTTTCCATATATTTACAGCGTGAACACCGCATTTTACATCGCCAAAAGATACCTTTTTGCAAAAAAGTCAACCAATGCCATTAATATCATTTCGGCAATTTCTGTGTTGGGTGTTTTTGTGGGTAGCACAGCATTGATTATAATTTTATCGGTATTTAATGGTTTTGAAGAAGTAGTATTAAAAATGTTTAATACCATTACACCTCAAATATTAATAACGCCAGCTCAAGGCAAAACTTTTGATGTCAATACGGCTTATTTTAAGGAACTTCAAGGCAATAAGACTATCTTTTCTTACACGGAGGTATTGTCTGAAAATGCTTTAATAAGATATAATAATAAACAATCTCCCGCACTGGTGAAAGGTGTGAGCAGTGATTTCCTTAAAAATAAAGGTCTGGATACAGTAATGGTTGAAGGACATTTTATTTTAGAAAACGATAATGGCCCAAATGCGGTTATTGGATCAGCTTTACAAGCCACTTTAGGGGTAAATTCGTCAGACCCATTTGAGCAATTACAAATTTTTTCTCCAAAAAGAGGTGTAACTGCAAGTTCAATTAATCCGATGGATGATTTTACTGTGTTAACAATTCCCCCCTCTGGTGTGTTTGAGGTACAACAAGATTTTGATAATATTATAGTAGTGCCATTAAGTTTTGCCCGTAAACTGTTTGGAGAGGAAAATAAGGTTTCGGCAATAGAAATTAATGTAAAGGATGGAATTGACGAAGAGCAGTTGAAAGAAGAGATTGAAAGTAAACTCGGAGCGGCTTTTGTTGTTAAAAATAGAGTGCAACAAAACCAAGCTTTGTATAATGTTTTAGGCTCTGAAAAGTGGATGGTTTATATCATTTTAACCTTTATTTTAATTATCGCCATTTTTAATATCATAGGCTCGCTAACCATGTTGGTGATAGATAAATTAAAAGATATTTCGATTTTAAACAGCCTTGGAGCTGGGAAAAAATTAATCAAAAGAATATTTTTAATTGAAGGGATGATGATAACTTTAACTGGTTGTATCTTTGGGTTAATAATAGGATTTATTTTCTGCTTGTTACAACAGCGATTTGGTTGGTTTAAGATGGGAGAATCTACACTTTTGTTTTCTAATGCCTATCCAATCGCACTAAAGTGGAAAGATTTTGTGCTTGTTTTTATAACTGTTAGTTTCTTTTCTTTAATTGCTTCAGCTTTGGCATCAAATTTAAGCGTTAAGAAGATAGACCAATTAAATCAAGACCTTTAAGATGAATACATATAAAAAATTAATGTTCTTTTTATTCGCTTCTATGGTAGCACTAGCTGCTTGTAATGATGATAAAAAAGATGCTGACAAGAATAAGTCTTTAGTGATAAAGGGTCTGTATAGTTATGGTCCAGAGATTAAATCTTTCACCGAATGTGAGGATGGAAGAGAGTTTTGGGTTGCAGATAGTGCTAAAACATTAGAATTAGCTTATAGTAACTTGGGCTTCGAAAAACCATATACACCCGTTTATATTGAAGTAGAATGTAAACTTGTAAAATCTGATACCTCAAAAGTAACAGGCGATTATGACTCTACAATGGTGGTAACAAAGTTGCTCAAAATAAGTAAGCAAATTCCCGACGGGCCTTGTTCGCAATAATTAAACGCTTTTTCTATTGAAAATTAATCATCCTGCTTTAACAAAACTTTTACAGCAAGCTTATTCTGCAGAAAAAGCAGCAGCCTTTGCATACATCGGCCATGCCAAAAATGTAAAAAATGAAGCCGAAAAGTTAGCCATTAAACAAATTGAGCTGGATGAATGGGGTCATAGAAAAGAAGTGCTGGAAATTATGACTGAGTATGATATTCCAATATCAAAATTCTATGAGTTCAAGTATCATATCATTGGCAGAACTATTTCTGCTTTGTGTTATGTAATTGGCAGATTTATGCCTTTTTTCTTCGCTGGAAAACTAGAGAGCGGCAATGTTTGTGAATACTTTAGAATGCGACAATATTTCAATAGCATTGGGATTATAAAACACGACCATGCTTTGTATGAAATGGGTATCAAGGAAAAAGAGCATGAAGTCTATTTTTTAGAACAGGTTAAGGATGATAAATTTTTACCCTTTTTCGAAAAAGTATTTTCTTGGGGAGCAAATACTAGCGCCAACAATATCGATTTAGCCAATAAACAACCGTCAGAAAATTCTGGAGATTATTGTAAGAAGTAAAAAAGTTGAAACTAATTTGTGCGTCATTCCCAAATAAATAGGCTCCTGGTTTCTTTAAGTTAAGAAGAAAACAACAAATAATTGTCATCCTGAGCGTAGTCGAAGGGCAAATTATTTTTGTTTGACCAACGAAAGGTCTTCGACTACGCTCAGACTGACAGCCATTGTGCTTAATAATGGCATTGCCCTTTGGGATGAAATTTTGGAGGTTGAAACGTTTAAAGTTTCAAGAATACCTCAATCATCATTGCTTAAAATCTGTTTAATCTGTGGCTAAATTTAATCGACATATAAACTTAAATCAAAACTAGGGATTACTTTGTTTTTGGTAGCCATTTCAAACAAGGTATCAATTGCCTTTTTGCCTTCTTCTCCTAAATCAATAGAATATTTGTTAACGTACAATTCTATGTGTTTGTACATTACGGCTTCATCCATTTCTTGTGCATGTTGTTTAATGAAATCTAGAGCAGACTTGGGGTTAGCAAAAGCAAACTCTACAGATTTTCTAACCAACTTGTTTACCTTTTGCTGAATTTCTAAATCCAGGTTTCTATTAATTACTATTCCGCCCAAAGGGATGGCGCAACCTGTTAGTTCCTCCCAATAGCTACCTAAATCAACTACCTTATGTAAACCTTTATCTTGGTATGTAAAACGATTCTCGTGGATAATTAAGCCTAAATCAATTTCATCGTTTATCAAAGCGTCTTCAATTTCAGAAAACACCATTTCTTTTTTATCGGTTAATTGTGGATAGGCAACACCTAGTAAAAAGTTCGCTGTAGTATATTTACCAGGAATACCAACCTTGAGTTGGGCGTTTGGAGTTGAGAGTTGAGAGTTGATTTTGTTGATGTTTCCCTCCTTGCAAATTAACAATGGCCCAACACCGAAACCTAAGGCACTACCTGCATTTAACAGTGCATATTTTTCAACTACATAAGCAAGAGCATGAAAACTCAATTTGGTAATGTCCAGCTCTCCACGCATCGCTTTTTGATTCAAGGTTTCTACATCATCAAAAGAAACATCGAATGATAAACCTTCGGTGTCAATTTTATTGTGAATTAGCGCATCGAAAATAAAAGTATCGTTAGGGCATGGCGAAAAACCAAGTGTAAGTTTCATAAAGTAAAAATAAAGCTTTGTGAAGAGAAGCCACAGCTTAACAGATTTTTTTACAAATCTTGGTTAAATATGGGTAAAATAAATGTATCGTGCTCGTTTGCAACGAATGATTGAATTGGACGATTTTTTCGTCCATAGATCATGGCACATTACAAATGTACGGCACTTGCACCCTCGTTACAAACGAGGACGATTTAAGTTATCTGTGGTTAAAAAATCAATTACCCATTCATTCAAATTTTTTATCGCCAATCCAATTTTCCAAGTTTCCTTCGCTCTTGGCGTAACATAATTAGAAATACTTCTTACTTGTAAGCAAGGAATATTTAATTTTTCGCAGGCATACAATACTGCCGCACCTTCCATGCTTTCTACTTGTGGTGCAAACCTTTTTACTATAACTTCAATGCTATCAGAATTACCGTGAACCTTATTAACCGTAATACCATTAACTTTTGGTAAATCACTTAAATTATAGCTAGAACTATAGGAGCTTTTCCCGAAGCCCAATTCATCAATAGTTAAAAAACCATCATGGTCTTCGGCACCAAGTTCTGCAAAAGTATCTTGAAAAACATTTACTAAATCTCCCAGAGGGGTGTTTTTGTCGAAACTTCCAGCAATGCCCACATTTAAAACTAAATCGTATTTTTTATCAAGTTGCTGTCCCAATGAAAAAGCAGTTGCCGTCATTCCAACCCCAGTAATCAAAATGTCAAAGTTTGAAGTCTCAATAAAATCTTCTGTAGGTAAGTTAAAGTGCTCGTAAACCTTTGTTAACTCTTTTTGGGTTGCGGCAACAACTAGTAGTTTCATTCTTCTAAATTAAAAATTATGATTGAGAATTAACGTTTTTAGCTTTTAGCTTTTTCCTTTAGTCTTTTAGCTTGAACCTTAATACGTATATTTGCTTTTTATTTGATAAAATAATGATTTATATAACACGCAGAGAAAGCTTTAATGCGGCTCATAAATTATCGAGAACAGATTGGAGCGAAGAGAAAAACACAGAAGTTTATGGTAAATGCGCTAATCCAAATTGGCATGGTCATAACTACCATTTATACGTAACGGTTAAAGGAGAAGTAAATCCAGAAACTGGCTTTTTGGTAGATTTGAAATGGTTAAAACAAGTTATCAATGTTCATGTAATCGATAAGGTTGATCATAGGAATTTGAATTTGGATGTTGATTTCATGAAAGGTAAATTAGCATCGACAGAGAACTTGGCAATTGCTATTTGGGATATTTTATTGCCTCATGTTAATGAAAGTGGTGCACAGTTGCACAGCATAAAAATTTACGAAACCGAAAATAACTTTGTTGAGTATTTAGGTTAATTAAAATAAAAATGGAGAACGATAAATACGATCACGAAGAAGAATTTTTGGGCTACAAAAAAATT encodes the following:
- the aroE gene encoding shikimate dehydrogenase (AroE; catalyzes the conversion of shikimate to 3-dehydroshikimate); this encodes MRTFGLIGYPLSHSFSKKFFSEKFEKEQIANCKYELFPIEKADEMMGLINKNPSLCGLNVTIPHKLNVIPFLTEIDDAAKNIGAVNCISIDQSGNKPVLKGYNTDAYGFAESLKPLLEKHHQKALIFGDGGAAKAVKYVLEQLQIPFLVVVRNPVANAILYSAVTAEILDEYKILVNTTPLGMLPNLDSFPPIPYQFITDQHLAYDLVYNPEEPAFLIKAKAQGAKIKNGLEMLYLQAERSWYIWNT
- a CDS encoding ABC transporter permease: MNTAFYIAKRYLFAKKSTNAINIISAISVLGVFVGSTALIIILSVFNGFEEVVLKMFNTITPQILITPAQGKTFDVNTAYFKELQGNKTIFSYTEVLSENALIRYNNKQSPALVKGVSSDFLKNKGLDTVMVEGHFILENDNGPNAVIGSALQATLGVNSSDPFEQLQIFSPKRGVTASSINPMDDFTVLTIPPSGVFEVQQDFDNIIVVPLSFARKLFGEENKVSAIEINVKDGIDEEQLKEEIESKLGAAFVVKNRVQQNQALYNVLGSEKWMVYIILTFILIIAIFNIIGSLTMLVIDKLKDISILNSLGAGKKLIKRIFLIEGMMITLTGCIFGLIIGFIFCLLQQRFGWFKMGESTLLFSNAYPIALKWKDFVLVFITVSFFSLIASALASNLSVKKIDQLNQDL
- a CDS encoding MBL fold metallo-hydrolase translates to MIQLKKFTFNPYQENTYVLYDETNSCVIIDPGMYDGAEQNQLVNFIKENGLKPELLLNTHCHIDHVLGNKFVFDNWSLKPQFHKGELYILQAVAGYAPQMGMHYELSPEPEVFLEETGFITFGNSKLDLIFAPGHSPAHLCFYAKEENFLIGGDVLFYRSIGRTDLPGGNHQQLIKSIKENVFQLPDDCEVFPGHGPSTTIGFEKMNNPFLV
- a CDS encoding gliding motility lipoprotein GldD yields the protein MKKAIFILFVLVSAIAACTSDNTYTPKPKGYFRIKFPKKEYKVYDAGCPFTFEYPVYANLVVDNEKNAQPCWLNMQFTQFNGNLHLTYHGVFSEKDYNNMTEAARTLAMKHTIRANAIDQKLINYPDKKVYGIYYAIEGNTASSVQFFLTDSVNHYFRGALYFNERPQYDSIQPVVKFIKKDIDKMIETFKWKN
- the mqnB gene encoding futalosine hydrolase; this translates as MKLLVVAATQKELTKVYEHFNLPTEDFIETSNFDILITGVGMTATAFSLGQQLDKKYDLVLNVGIAGSFDKNTPLGDLVNVFQDTFAELGAEDHDGFLTIDELGFGKSSYSSSYNLSDLPKVNGITVNKVHGNSDSIEVIVKRFAPQVESMEGAAVLYACEKLNIPCLQVRSISNYVTPRAKETWKIGLAIKNLNEWVIDFLTTDNLNRPRL
- a CDS encoding ferritin-like domain-containing protein, producing the protein MKINHPALTKLLQQAYSAEKAAAFAYIGHAKNVKNEAEKLAIKQIELDEWGHRKEVLEIMTEYDIPISKFYEFKYHIIGRTISALCYVIGRFMPFFFAGKLESGNVCEYFRMRQYFNSIGIIKHDHALYEMGIKEKEHEVYFLEQVKDDKFLPFFEKVFSWGANTSANNIDLANKQPSENSGDYCKK
- a CDS encoding 6-pyruvoyl trahydropterin synthase family protein, with amino-acid sequence MIYITRRESFNAAHKLSRTDWSEEKNTEVYGKCANPNWHGHNYHLYVTVKGEVNPETGFLVDLKWLKQVINVHVIDKVDHRNLNLDVDFMKGKLASTENLAIAIWDILLPHVNESGAQLHSIKIYETENNFVEYLG
- a CDS encoding 1,4-dihydroxy-6-naphthoate synthase, with translation MKLTLGFSPCPNDTFIFDALIHNKIDTEGLSFDVSFDDVETLNQKAMRGELDITKLSFHALAYVVEKYALLNAGSALGFGVGPLLICKEGNINKINSQLSTPNAQLKVGIPGKYTTANFLLGVAYPQLTDKKEMVFSEIEDALINDEIDLGLIIHENRFTYQDKGLHKVVDLGSYWEELTGCAIPLGGIVINRNLDLEIQQKVNKLVRKSVEFAFANPKSALDFIKQHAQEMDEAVMYKHIELYVNKYSIDLGEEGKKAIDTLFEMATKNKVIPSFDLSLYVD